In Candidatus Polarisedimenticolaceae bacterium, a single genomic region encodes these proteins:
- a CDS encoding DUF2252 domain-containing protein, with protein MATFKERYAAGKAMREACPREKHAAWKPPKGRPNPVDTVLKAERGRLPDLLPLRHGRMVRSPFTFYRGSALAMAEDLASTPTSGIRVQCCGDSHLSNFGGFATPERKVIFSINDLDETLQAPWEWDVKRLAASFVVASRDNALRDTVARDAAATCVRTYRESMAEFSRMKSLELWYVAMAADDLVANIKDPALRRRALNRLQKERARSVAEDIFPKLVERKGQQAFIKDQLPTIFHMPGHAPGEIKQALREAYAAYRETLTHSARSLLDRFEIRDVAIKVVGIGSVGTACWVFLLTAGEDDPLFLQVKEARPSVLERFAGKSPFANHGQRVVNGYRIMQPASDIFLGWSRGPKRHYFVRQLRDIKISIRVETFGPSEMGLYASWCGRALALSHARSGGAIELSGYMGKSDTFDRAIAAFAMAYADQNEKDHAALARAVRSGKVQAVVEEAK; from the coding sequence ATGGCGACGTTCAAGGAACGGTACGCGGCGGGGAAGGCGATGCGGGAGGCGTGCCCCCGCGAGAAACACGCGGCCTGGAAGCCTCCGAAGGGGCGGCCGAACCCGGTGGACACGGTGCTGAAGGCGGAGAGGGGACGCCTTCCCGACCTGCTCCCTCTCCGCCACGGACGGATGGTCCGCTCCCCGTTCACCTTCTATCGGGGCTCGGCGCTCGCCATGGCCGAGGACCTCGCGTCCACGCCGACCTCGGGGATCCGCGTCCAGTGCTGCGGGGACTCCCACCTGAGCAACTTCGGCGGGTTCGCGACCCCCGAGCGGAAGGTCATCTTCTCCATCAACGACCTGGACGAGACCCTGCAGGCTCCGTGGGAATGGGACGTCAAGCGCCTCGCGGCGAGCTTCGTCGTCGCGAGCCGGGACAACGCGCTGCGGGACACCGTGGCCCGGGACGCGGCCGCAACCTGCGTCCGAACCTACCGCGAGTCGATGGCCGAGTTCAGCCGGATGAAGTCGCTCGAGCTCTGGTACGTCGCCATGGCGGCGGACGACCTGGTGGCGAACATCAAGGACCCCGCCCTCCGGCGCCGGGCGCTGAATCGGCTCCAGAAGGAACGGGCCCGAAGCGTCGCGGAGGACATCTTCCCGAAGCTCGTCGAGCGGAAGGGGCAGCAGGCCTTCATCAAGGATCAACTCCCCACGATCTTCCACATGCCCGGCCATGCGCCGGGCGAGATCAAGCAGGCGCTCCGGGAGGCGTACGCCGCCTATCGCGAGACCCTCACCCACTCCGCCCGATCCCTGCTCGACCGGTTCGAGATCCGGGACGTCGCGATCAAGGTCGTGGGGATCGGCAGCGTCGGGACGGCGTGCTGGGTGTTCCTGCTCACCGCCGGCGAAGACGACCCGCTCTTCCTCCAGGTGAAGGAGGCGCGCCCGTCGGTCCTCGAGCGGTTCGCCGGGAAGAGCCCGTTCGCGAACCACGGACAGCGGGTCGTGAACGGCTACCGGATCATGCAGCCGGCCAGCGACATCTTCCTGGGGTGGAGCCGGGGTCCGAAGCGCCACTACTTCGTCCGTCAGCTCCGGGACATCAAGATCAGCATCCGCGTGGAGACCTTCGGCCCTTCGGAGATGGGCCTCTACGCCTCCTGGTGCGGCCGGGCCCTGGCGCTCTCCCACGCCCGCTCCGGCGGCGCGATCGAGCTCAGCGGGTACATGGGGAAGAGCGACACGTTCGACCGGGCGATCGCCGCCTTCGCCATGGCCTACGCCGACCAGAACGAGAAGGACCACGCGGCCCTCGCCCGCGCGGTCCGCAGCGGCAAGGTCCAGGCGGTCGTCGAGGAGGCGAAGTAA
- a CDS encoding efflux transporter outer membrane subunit, giving the protein MERRLLVVASLLLAAGCRLGPDYQRPPVTTPPTWREIPTAEAQSLANTPWWEVFDDAQLQELIRIALVENKDLKIAVERIEEARARYGFAKADYWPMLDASATAGKLRFNAGSLLHTPEGDQNATADGTDTEVYSVGVNISWELDFFGRVRRTTEAQKAVFLGTQEARRAAVLALVADVARAYFELRDYDRRLEISRRTIESRREYLQLAKDRFEGGITPEIDFRQAEAELRRVETVVADLERLIALKENELSVLLGRNPGEVLRGRALDAQKLPAAVPAGLPSELLDRRPDVREAEQALAASTANIGAAKALLYPRIALTGSYGYTSTELDNLFDGSSKSWNILGNLLQPIFYAGKNRRRVEVTESQQRQTLYAYERTILKAFRETEDALVSYRKTGEGRAAQTERVKAERKVLELAELRYRGGVADYLEVLDAQRSLFNAELDEAQSIGANLTSLVGLYKALGGGWPASPEGAPAP; this is encoded by the coding sequence ATGGAACGCCGACTTCTCGTCGTCGCTTCGCTGCTCCTGGCCGCGGGATGCCGGCTCGGACCGGACTACCAGCGCCCGCCCGTCACGACCCCTCCGACGTGGCGCGAGATCCCGACCGCCGAGGCCCAGAGCCTGGCCAACACGCCCTGGTGGGAGGTCTTCGACGACGCGCAGCTCCAGGAGCTCATCCGCATCGCGCTCGTCGAGAACAAGGACCTCAAGATCGCCGTCGAGCGGATCGAGGAGGCGCGGGCGCGTTACGGCTTCGCGAAGGCGGACTACTGGCCGATGCTCGACGCTTCCGCGACGGCCGGCAAGCTGCGCTTCAACGCGGGCAGCCTCCTGCACACCCCGGAAGGAGACCAGAACGCCACCGCCGACGGCACGGACACCGAGGTCTATTCCGTCGGGGTGAACATCTCCTGGGAGCTCGACTTCTTCGGGCGCGTTCGACGGACCACGGAGGCCCAGAAGGCGGTCTTCCTCGGCACGCAGGAGGCCCGGCGCGCCGCCGTCCTCGCCCTCGTCGCGGACGTGGCCCGGGCCTACTTCGAGTTGCGCGACTACGACCGCCGGCTCGAGATCTCCCGCCGGACGATCGAGTCGCGGCGCGAGTACCTGCAGCTCGCGAAGGACCGATTCGAGGGCGGGATCACCCCCGAGATCGACTTCCGCCAGGCCGAGGCGGAGCTCCGCCGGGTCGAGACGGTGGTCGCCGACCTGGAGCGACTGATCGCCCTCAAGGAGAACGAGCTGTCCGTGCTCCTCGGGCGGAACCCGGGCGAGGTCCTTCGCGGTCGCGCGCTCGACGCCCAGAAACTGCCCGCCGCCGTACCCGCCGGCCTTCCCTCGGAGCTGCTCGACCGCCGTCCCGACGTCCGCGAGGCCGAGCAGGCGCTGGCCGCCTCCACCGCGAACATCGGTGCGGCGAAGGCGCTTCTCTACCCGCGCATCGCCCTCACCGGCTCCTACGGCTACACCAGCACCGAGCTCGACAACCTCTTCGACGGTTCCAGCAAGTCCTGGAACATCCTCGGCAATCTCCTGCAGCCGATCTTCTACGCCGGCAAGAACCGGCGCCGGGTCGAGGTGACGGAATCACAGCAGCGTCAGACCCTCTACGCGTACGAACGCACGATCCTCAAGGCCTTCCGCGAGACCGAGGACGCCCTCGTGTCGTACCGGAAGACCGGCGAGGGGCGCGCGGCGCAAACCGAGCGCGTCAAGGCCGAGCGCAAGGTCCTCGAGCTCGCCGAGCTGCGGTACCGCGGCGGAGTCGCCGACTACCTCGAGGTCCTCGACGCGCAGCGCTCCCTCTTCAACGCGGAGCTCGACGAGGCGCAGAGCATCGGCGCCAACCTCACGTCGCTCGTGGGTCTCTACAAGGCGCTGGGCGGAGGCTGGCCCGCGTCCCCCGAGGGGGCTCCGGCTCCCTGA
- a CDS encoding multidrug efflux RND transporter permease subunit, with translation MANFFIRRPIVAIVISILIVLLGLNSLRGLSFEMYPFLAPPTIRVTANYPGASAVAVEQSVATPVEQEVNGVEGMVYMKSSNTSDGRMQLDVNFEVGTNQDMANVLTQNRVSSAQARLPQEVITQGITVKKQSPSILMLISLYSPDGTYDANFLINYCGINVRDQLLRIPGIAQVDLFGGTDYGMRIWLRPDKLAKFALTPSDVMSAIKEQNLQAPAGRIGMRPSPKDQEFTYTVSAPGRLVTAEEFAEIIIRESETGGTIRVKDVGRVELGSQDYNSFGRLDGKAAGAMAVYLLPGADQLKAAEGIYEAMRTAKEFFPADLDYRIVYDTTPAVEASIESIFHTFIEAVVLVTLVVFIFLQNLRATIIPLLTVPVSLIGTFIFFPILGFSVNTLSMFGLVLAIGIVVDDAIVVVEAVMHHIEHGMTPRDATIQAMKEVSAPVVGIALILSAVFIPVAFIPGLTGRMYQQFALTIAISVLLSAFSALSLSPALAAMLLKPAKPARGPLGAFFRGFNKVFDKTTSGYVKGAQMLVRRSVLTIGLVALVAVGAGFFGGKLPAGFIPEEDQGIFGINVTLPPAASLERTSAVLAQVEAIVGKLEGVESFQTIGGYGVVTSTYQPNFGTIFVRLVPWEERHGDEMHVTAFMRRIHAQVSRIPDAVVFPFNIPTISGFGASAGFNFLLQDRSGGLSVDRLGELSRQFMDAARKRPEIGNIFTSFDPRYPQVKVELDREKARKLGVPVNEAFQALASSLGGSYVNDFNRFGRLYRVYVQAEAEYRRKPEDIDDIWVRSKTTGDMIPLGTLVTVTAQGGTELTNRFNLLRSVELNGVPGRGFASGQALTALEEVFKETMPPEMGFAYSQMSYQEKTAPPAAPTLVAAIVVVFLLLAALYESWRLPWAVLLGSPLVVLGAFFGVWLTGYDNNVYVQIGNIMLIGLAAKNAILIVEFAKAKHDEGMSYEEAALTSARLRFRPILMTAFAFILGVVPLMKASGAGAGAQNVMGTAVFFGMLVATALGVFLIPGNYTFVESLGRRKKHAATEAPPPTPAPSHEGGH, from the coding sequence ATGGCCAATTTCTTCATCCGCCGGCCGATCGTCGCGATCGTCATCTCGATCCTCATCGTGCTCTTGGGCCTCAACTCGCTTCGCGGCCTGTCGTTCGAGATGTACCCGTTCCTGGCGCCTCCGACCATCCGCGTCACCGCCAACTACCCCGGCGCCTCGGCCGTGGCGGTGGAGCAGTCGGTCGCCACCCCGGTCGAGCAGGAGGTGAACGGCGTCGAGGGCATGGTCTACATGAAGTCGTCGAACACCTCCGACGGCCGCATGCAGCTCGACGTCAACTTCGAGGTGGGCACGAACCAGGACATGGCCAACGTGCTCACCCAGAACCGCGTGTCCTCGGCCCAGGCGCGGCTCCCGCAGGAGGTGATCACGCAAGGGATCACCGTCAAGAAGCAGAGCCCCAGCATCCTGATGCTGATCTCGCTCTACTCCCCCGACGGGACGTACGACGCGAACTTCCTGATCAACTACTGCGGGATCAACGTCCGCGACCAGCTCCTGCGCATCCCCGGGATCGCGCAGGTCGATCTCTTCGGCGGCACCGACTACGGCATGCGGATCTGGCTCAGGCCCGACAAGCTGGCCAAGTTCGCCCTCACCCCCTCCGACGTGATGTCGGCGATCAAGGAGCAGAACCTCCAGGCCCCGGCGGGCCGCATCGGGATGCGCCCGTCCCCGAAGGACCAGGAGTTCACCTACACGGTCAGCGCTCCGGGACGCCTCGTCACGGCGGAGGAGTTCGCCGAGATCATCATCCGCGAGTCGGAGACGGGCGGAACGATCCGGGTCAAAGACGTCGGCCGGGTGGAGCTCGGGTCGCAGGACTACAACTCCTTCGGCCGGCTCGACGGGAAGGCCGCGGGCGCCATGGCGGTCTATCTCCTCCCCGGGGCCGACCAGCTCAAGGCCGCGGAGGGGATCTACGAGGCGATGCGGACGGCGAAGGAGTTCTTCCCGGCCGACTTGGACTACCGGATCGTCTACGACACGACCCCCGCGGTCGAGGCCTCGATCGAGTCGATCTTCCACACCTTCATCGAGGCCGTGGTCCTCGTCACCCTCGTGGTCTTCATCTTCCTGCAGAACCTGCGGGCCACGATCATCCCGCTGCTCACGGTTCCGGTCTCCCTCATCGGGACCTTCATCTTCTTCCCGATCCTCGGCTTCTCGGTCAACACGCTCTCCATGTTCGGTCTCGTCCTCGCCATCGGGATCGTCGTGGACGATGCGATCGTCGTGGTCGAGGCGGTGATGCACCACATCGAGCACGGGATGACGCCGAGGGATGCGACGATCCAGGCGATGAAGGAGGTGTCGGCGCCGGTCGTCGGAATCGCCCTGATCCTCTCGGCGGTCTTCATCCCGGTCGCCTTCATTCCCGGCCTCACCGGCCGCATGTACCAGCAGTTCGCCCTCACGATCGCGATCTCGGTGCTGCTCTCGGCCTTCAGCGCGCTGTCGCTCTCCCCCGCCCTGGCGGCGATGCTCCTGAAACCCGCGAAGCCGGCGCGCGGGCCGCTCGGCGCGTTCTTCCGCGGGTTCAACAAGGTCTTCGACAAGACGACGAGCGGCTACGTCAAGGGCGCCCAGATGCTCGTGCGCCGCTCGGTCCTCACCATCGGCCTCGTGGCCCTGGTGGCCGTCGGCGCGGGCTTCTTCGGCGGGAAGCTCCCCGCCGGGTTCATTCCCGAGGAGGACCAGGGGATCTTCGGGATCAACGTGACCCTGCCCCCCGCGGCCTCTCTCGAGCGCACGAGCGCCGTGCTCGCGCAGGTCGAGGCCATCGTGGGGAAGCTGGAGGGAGTCGAGTCGTTCCAGACGATCGGCGGTTACGGCGTGGTCACGAGCACCTACCAGCCCAACTTCGGAACGATCTTCGTGCGCCTGGTCCCCTGGGAGGAGCGGCACGGCGACGAGATGCACGTCACCGCGTTCATGCGCCGCATCCACGCCCAGGTCTCCCGCATCCCGGACGCCGTGGTCTTCCCGTTCAACATCCCGACGATCTCCGGGTTCGGCGCCTCCGCGGGCTTCAACTTCCTGCTTCAGGACCGCAGCGGCGGCCTGTCGGTGGATCGGCTCGGCGAGCTGAGCCGGCAGTTCATGGACGCCGCGCGGAAGCGCCCGGAGATCGGGAACATCTTCACGTCGTTCGACCCGCGCTACCCGCAGGTCAAAGTCGAGCTCGACCGGGAGAAGGCGCGCAAGCTCGGCGTCCCCGTGAACGAGGCCTTCCAGGCCCTCGCCTCGAGCCTGGGGGGCAGCTATGTGAACGACTTCAACCGGTTCGGCCGCCTTTACCGGGTCTACGTCCAGGCCGAGGCCGAGTACCGGCGTAAGCCGGAGGACATCGACGACATCTGGGTGCGGAGCAAGACCACCGGCGACATGATCCCGCTCGGGACGCTCGTGACCGTCACGGCCCAGGGAGGCACGGAGCTCACGAACCGCTTCAACCTGCTCCGCTCGGTCGAGCTCAACGGCGTGCCGGGGCGCGGGTTCGCCTCAGGGCAGGCGCTCACCGCCCTCGAGGAGGTGTTCAAGGAGACGATGCCCCCGGAGATGGGCTTCGCCTACTCCCAGATGTCCTACCAGGAGAAGACCGCCCCGCCCGCGGCGCCGACCCTCGTGGCCGCGATCGTGGTCGTCTTCCTGCTGCTCGCCGCCCTCTACGAGAGCTGGCGTCTCCCGTGGGCGGTGCTGCTCGGCTCGCCCCTCGTCGTCCTCGGGGCGTTCTTCGGCGTGTGGCTGACCGGGTACGACAACAACGTCTACGTGCAGATCGGCAACATCATGCTCATCGGCCTCGCCGCCAAGAACGCGATCCTGATCGTCGAGTTCGCCAAGGCCAAACACGACGAGGGGATGAGCTACGAGGAGGCCGCGCTGACGTCGGCCCGCCTGCGCTTCCGCCCGATCCTCATGACCGCCTTCGCGTTCATCCTCGGCGTCGTGCCGCTGATGAAGGCGAGCGGTGCCGGCGCCGGCGCCCAGAACGTGATGGGCACCGCCGTCTTCTTCGGCATGCTGGTCGCCACCGCCCTCGGGGTGTTCCTGATCCCGGGGAACTACACCTTCGTCGAGTCCCTGGGCCGCAGGAAGAAACACGCGGCGACCGAGGCGCCGCCGCCCACGCCCGCGCCGTCCCACGAGGGAGGGCACTGA
- a CDS encoding efflux RND transporter periplasmic adaptor subunit translates to MRSSSNARQLRPRPAPVATLAAALALCGCAGKTEAPPPPPPDVKVAAVLQKDVPIYIEAIGQTRGSTEIEVRARVEGFLQSVDFKEGTLVRKGQLLYTIDPSQFRAALAQAKGSLAEAEAQLARATQDVVRYEPLVAKNAISRQDYETAVVVQRAAEAAVDAAKAQVTQAEIDLGYTRVLAPETGLVGKTEVYPGTLVGRGQSELLTHISQVETIHVRFTIPERDYLFYARRREERGVSADPVQNPFELILADGSVHAEKGNLVFVDRNVDPATGTILMEAAFPNPGGIVRPGQYARVRVAVDVKQGAILVSQRSVSELQGIYNVAVVGADDTVEIRMVTPGQRIGNLWLIDEGLKAGDRVVVEGLQKVRPGMKVKPEVTTIVEG, encoded by the coding sequence ATGCGATCCTCCTCAAACGCTCGCCAACTCCGGCCGCGCCCGGCGCCCGTCGCCACGCTCGCCGCCGCCCTCGCCCTTTGCGGCTGCGCCGGCAAGACGGAGGCTCCGCCTCCGCCGCCGCCCGACGTGAAGGTGGCGGCCGTCCTGCAGAAGGACGTGCCCATCTACATCGAGGCGATCGGCCAGACGCGGGGATCGACGGAAATCGAGGTTCGCGCCCGGGTCGAGGGGTTCCTCCAGAGCGTGGACTTCAAGGAGGGCACGCTCGTCCGCAAGGGACAGCTCCTCTACACGATCGACCCGAGTCAGTTCCGGGCCGCCCTCGCCCAGGCGAAGGGCTCGCTCGCGGAGGCCGAAGCTCAACTCGCCCGCGCCACGCAGGACGTGGTCCGCTACGAGCCCCTCGTCGCCAAGAACGCCATCTCGCGACAGGACTACGAGACGGCGGTCGTCGTACAGCGCGCGGCCGAGGCCGCGGTCGACGCCGCGAAGGCCCAGGTCACGCAGGCCGAGATCGACCTCGGCTACACGCGGGTCCTCGCTCCCGAAACCGGCCTCGTGGGAAAGACGGAGGTATACCCCGGGACTCTCGTGGGCCGCGGTCAGAGCGAGCTGCTCACGCACATCTCCCAGGTCGAGACGATCCACGTCCGCTTCACGATCCCGGAGCGCGACTACCTCTTTTACGCGCGGCGGCGTGAGGAGCGCGGCGTCTCCGCCGACCCGGTCCAGAACCCCTTCGAGCTGATCCTCGCCGACGGCTCCGTGCACGCCGAGAAGGGCAATCTCGTGTTCGTCGACCGCAACGTGGATCCGGCGACCGGCACGATCCTGATGGAGGCGGCGTTTCCCAACCCCGGCGGGATCGTGCGCCCCGGGCAATACGCGCGCGTTCGCGTGGCGGTGGACGTCAAGCAGGGGGCGATCCTGGTCTCCCAGCGGTCGGTCTCGGAGCTGCAGGGGATCTACAACGTCGCGGTCGTCGGCGCCGACGACACCGTCGAGATCCGCATGGTGACCCCCGGCCAGCGGATCGGGAATCTCTGGCTGATCGACGAAGGCCTCAAGGCGGGCGATCGCGTCGTGGTCGAGGGGCTGCAGAAGGTGAGGCCGGGCATGAAGGTCAAGCCCGAGGTCACGACGATCGTGGAAGGGTAG
- a CDS encoding esterase-like activity of phytase family protein: MTVRTGALLLFAALPAVTSVDAQQAELVARSTLPAATYRAGSPPCGAFFSKADRETAKGNGVGVLDAQPVQGFSSMIPASGATWWALADNGFAWRANSADFQLVFFRVDPRFGDPAGPSVLESVLLRDPDRRVPWAILCDPDGAAALPEKPLACGEDPAVRILTGFDFDPESFVRAPDGTFWVSEEFGPFLLHLAADGRLLDPPVPFPGVRSPQNPLLKAGERPNLAESRGPEGLAIDPGGTKLYALLEGAVAGDDPRDLRIYVFDLNRRVFDPAFLKVRLEMPGRTPDAPGPVSIGELKAVNEHQFLMIERDNHGDDRTAPRFKKVFLLDTSMAARDGRVGKTLLLDLLAIPDPSGVGGDGDFFRLPFYTIESVHVVDARTLLIASDNNFPFSNGRSRSRSADRTGPLAADGTEMILVRLGTPLAVDRRMLPPGRP; encoded by the coding sequence GTGACCGTGAGGACCGGCGCGCTCCTCCTGTTCGCGGCGCTTCCTGCCGTAACCTCGGTCGACGCGCAGCAGGCCGAGCTCGTCGCGCGGAGCACGCTCCCGGCGGCGACGTACCGCGCCGGCTCCCCGCCCTGCGGTGCGTTCTTTTCCAAGGCCGATCGCGAGACCGCGAAGGGCAACGGCGTCGGCGTCCTCGACGCGCAGCCGGTGCAGGGATTCTCGAGCATGATCCCCGCGAGCGGCGCGACGTGGTGGGCGCTCGCCGACAACGGCTTCGCGTGGCGCGCCAACTCGGCGGACTTCCAGCTCGTCTTCTTCCGGGTCGATCCGCGTTTCGGCGACCCCGCGGGCCCCTCGGTGCTCGAGAGCGTCCTGCTCCGCGATCCCGACCGTCGCGTCCCGTGGGCGATCCTCTGCGATCCGGACGGCGCCGCCGCGTTGCCGGAGAAGCCGCTCGCCTGCGGCGAGGATCCGGCGGTGAGGATCCTCACGGGTTTCGACTTCGACCCGGAGTCCTTCGTGCGCGCCCCCGACGGGACGTTCTGGGTCAGCGAGGAGTTCGGCCCGTTCCTGCTCCACCTCGCCGCCGACGGGCGCCTGCTCGATCCGCCGGTTCCCTTCCCGGGGGTCCGATCGCCGCAGAACCCGCTCCTGAAGGCCGGCGAGCGCCCCAACCTCGCGGAAAGCCGCGGCCCGGAGGGACTGGCGATCGACCCGGGCGGGACGAAGCTGTACGCCCTGCTCGAGGGCGCCGTGGCCGGCGACGACCCCCGCGACCTCCGGATCTACGTCTTCGACCTGAATCGGCGCGTCTTCGACCCGGCGTTCCTGAAGGTCCGCCTCGAGATGCCGGGCCGGACTCCCGACGCACCCGGCCCGGTCTCGATCGGCGAGCTGAAGGCGGTGAACGAGCATCAGTTCCTGATGATCGAGCGCGACAACCACGGCGACGACCGGACGGCGCCGCGATTCAAGAAGGTCTTCCTGCTCGACACGTCGATGGCGGCGCGGGACGGCCGCGTCGGGAAGACCCTGCTCCTCGATCTGCTCGCCATTCCCGATCCTTCGGGGGTCGGCGGAGACGGCGACTTCTTCCGCCTCCCCTTCTACACGATCGAATCGGTTCACGTGGTCGACGCGCGCACCCTGCTGATCGCCTCCGACAACAACTTCCCCTTCTCCAACGGGCGCTCGCGCAGCCGGAGCGCCGACCGCACGGGCCCCCTCGCCGCCGACGGCACCGAGATGATCCTCGTCCGGTTGGGGACGCCGCTCGCCGTCGATCGGCGTATGCTGCCGCCGGGCCGGCCGTAG
- a CDS encoding glycerophosphodiester phosphodiesterase: MSAFNEVVTGALRDLRLSWRSLALTDLAYKALAFAILTPAVTGLLYWMRSGTSGRVLADADIARFFVTTRVGLVTLLLGSSLLVAITALEVSCLMAIGLAASNGRLLRPRAALRFAAANAWNVLRLAVHMVVRMLVGLVPFLLAGGAAYLLLLREHDINFYLARRPPAFWVAAAVVALLGSALAALVARTAARWALALPLVLFERVQPRRALGESARRSAGKRSLVLAILAAWAAAGLALVSAAGSLPELLGRAAAPWLGDSVAGLVAFLTVLALLWGALVLAAGIANVSLFSLLCGRLHLHLAGSAEAPSALASEASSFRSLSPRSRAVVAAVAVLAALGVALLVFVVTRSNRPTVVIAHRGSSAAAPENTLAAFRLAVEQGADYVELDVQESSDGEVLVAHDTDLMKLAGFPGKIWETDAATLRSIDIGSGKDPKFSAERVPTLAEALAVCKGRSRVIVELKSYGHDQKLEERVAAIVEAAGMQDACAFMSLDHGMVRNMKRLRPSWRSGILVATARGDLTTLGADFLAVEARMATPRFVRRAHRAGQDVYVWTVNDPAWMLTAMSRGVDGLITDRPDLAREVVARREAMSDGQRFLVALLVRLGARTEALESVDALRP; encoded by the coding sequence GTGAGCGCCTTCAACGAAGTCGTGACGGGGGCGCTCCGGGACCTCCGACTCTCCTGGAGGAGCCTGGCGCTCACCGACCTCGCCTACAAGGCCCTCGCCTTCGCGATCCTCACTCCGGCCGTGACGGGACTCCTCTACTGGATGCGCTCCGGCACCTCCGGGCGCGTGCTCGCCGACGCCGACATCGCGCGGTTCTTCGTGACGACGCGGGTCGGCCTCGTCACGCTGCTCCTGGGCTCGTCGCTGCTCGTCGCCATCACCGCGCTCGAGGTGTCCTGCCTGATGGCGATCGGCCTCGCCGCCTCGAACGGCCGGCTCCTGCGTCCGAGGGCCGCGCTGCGGTTCGCGGCCGCCAACGCCTGGAACGTCCTTCGCCTGGCCGTGCACATGGTCGTCCGCATGCTCGTCGGCCTCGTGCCGTTCCTGCTCGCCGGGGGGGCCGCGTACCTCCTCCTGCTCCGCGAGCACGACATCAACTTCTACCTCGCGCGACGCCCGCCCGCGTTCTGGGTCGCGGCCGCCGTCGTCGCGCTGCTCGGATCGGCACTCGCCGCGCTCGTCGCGCGCACCGCCGCCCGGTGGGCCCTGGCCCTTCCCCTGGTCCTCTTCGAACGGGTGCAGCCGCGGCGCGCCCTCGGCGAGAGCGCCCGCCGCTCGGCCGGCAAGCGCTCCCTCGTCCTCGCGATCCTGGCCGCGTGGGCGGCGGCGGGGCTCGCGCTGGTGAGCGCGGCCGGCTCGCTCCCCGAGCTCCTCGGTCGCGCCGCCGCGCCGTGGCTGGGCGATTCGGTGGCCGGGTTGGTGGCGTTCCTCACCGTGCTGGCCCTCCTCTGGGGCGCCCTCGTCCTCGCGGCGGGGATCGCCAACGTCTCCCTGTTCTCCCTGCTGTGCGGCCGTCTCCACCTTCACCTCGCAGGCTCGGCCGAGGCTCCGTCCGCGCTCGCCTCCGAGGCGTCGTCGTTCCGAAGCCTCTCCCCGAGGTCGCGGGCCGTCGTCGCGGCCGTCGCGGTCCTCGCGGCGCTCGGCGTCGCGCTCCTCGTGTTCGTCGTCACGAGGAGCAACCGCCCGACGGTCGTGATCGCCCATCGCGGATCCTCGGCGGCCGCCCCCGAGAACACGCTCGCGGCGTTCCGCCTGGCGGTCGAGCAGGGCGCCGACTACGTGGAGCTCGACGTGCAGGAGTCGTCCGACGGCGAGGTGCTCGTCGCGCACGACACCGATCTCATGAAGCTCGCCGGCTTCCCGGGGAAGATCTGGGAGACCGATGCGGCGACGCTCCGCTCGATCGACATCGGCAGCGGCAAGGACCCGAAGTTCTCCGCCGAGCGCGTCCCCACCCTCGCCGAGGCGCTCGCGGTGTGCAAGGGCCGCAGTCGCGTGATCGTCGAGTTGAAGTCCTACGGGCACGACCAGAAGCTCGAGGAGCGCGTGGCGGCGATCGTCGAGGCGGCCGGGATGCAGGACGCATGCGCGTTCATGTCGCTCGACCACGGGATGGTCCGGAACATGAAGCGCCTGCGCCCGTCGTGGCGATCCGGGATCCTCGTGGCCACGGCCCGGGGCGACCTCACGACCCTCGGCGCCGACTTCCTCGCGGTCGAGGCGAGGATGGCGACCCCGCGATTCGTCCGCCGCGCCCACCGTGCCGGACAGGACGTCTACGTATGGACCGTCAACGACCCGGCGTGGATGCTCACGGCGATGAGCCGCGGCGTGGACGGGCTGATCACCGACAGGCCCGATCTCGCCCGGGAGGTGGTGGCCAGGCGGGAGGCGATGAGCGACGGGCAGCGTTTCCTGGTGGCGCTGCTGGTTCGCCTGGGCGCGCGCACGGAAGCGCTCGAATCGGTCGATGCGTTGAGGCCGTGA